In Plodia interpunctella isolate USDA-ARS_2022_Savannah chromosome 1, ilPloInte3.2, whole genome shotgun sequence, one DNA window encodes the following:
- the LOC128672608 gene encoding zinc metalloproteinase nas-6-like isoform X1 — translation MWKFKWLKCLKILLLIMNINCDDENDVLNPTNTTDTLCKITDLQAKLKGLSYTEAEMAKYKIWPNGIVPYYIDRFSYDPVFCKKLDIFLETTSRSTAVQFLKLSAPPTDESYRWVYFLNRRSVANSGGCTTKNFTYEGVQRVVIGHNSPFNGELYEAVLALLGIPPQHNAPDRDDYITVNYDNILPDKVHMFEKLKKDEWLFDGLEYDYFSAGHYSLHKYTRNGKATIVPKSVHLREDIGDGIGLTFNDFIKIHILYYFISQNANVMKQENCKKMFKPGPKFNSFQPKALSARLPLRKQQKYLIVNDDNGEKKSKDDSLRSKTTKSRPVKRKKFKKRKVKL, via the exons ATGTGGAAATTCAAGTGGCTAAAATGTctcaaaattttgttgttgataatgaatataaattgtgaTGATGAAAATG ACGTTTTAAATCCGACAAATACGACCGATACTCTATGTAAAATAACAGATTTACAAGCAAAATTAAAAGGTCTTTCTTACACTGAAGCAGAAATGGCCAAGTATAAGATCTGGCCAAATGGTATCGTTCCCTATTATATCGACAGGTTTTCATAtg atcCGGTATTTTGCAAAAAGTTAGATATATTCTTGGAGACCACTTCTCGGAGTACCGCAGTGCAATTTCTGAAGCTATCTGCGCCTCCTACCGATGAGTCGTACCGTTGGGTTTACTTTCTCAATAGACGAAGTGTCGCAAATTCTGGTGGCTGTACAACTAAAAACTTCACTTATGAAGGCGTTCAG AGAGTAGTAATCGGTCACAATAGTCCGTTTAATGGCGAGTTGTATGAAGCTGTTCTGGCTTTGCTCGGGATTCCTCCACAACATAATGCTCCTGATCGTGACGATTATATTACCGTCAACTACGATAATATCTTGCCAG acAAAGTTCATATGTTCGAGAAACTTAAAAAAGACGAATGGCTTTTCGACGGCTTGGAATACGACTACTTTAGCGCAGGTCACTACAGTTTGCACAAATATACTCGCAATGGGAAAGCAACCATAGTACCTAAG TCAGTTCATTTGAGAGAAGATATAGGAGACGGCATTGGATTAACTTTTAAtgactttataaaaatacatatactgtattattttatatcgcAAAATGCCAATGTAATGAAACAGGAAAActgcaaaaaaatgtttaaaccaGGACCTAAATTCAATAGTTTCCAACCGAAAGCACTGTCTGCAAGACTTCCGCTacgtaaacaacaaaaatatttaattgttaatgatgataatggtgagaaaaaaagtaaagacGATAGTTTGAGATCAAAAACGACAAAATCAAGACCAGTAAAAAGGAAAAAgtttaagaaaagaaaagttaaattataa
- the LOC128672608 gene encoding zinc metalloproteinase nas-6-like isoform X2 → MKNVLNPTNTTDTLCKITDLQAKLKGLSYTEAEMAKYKIWPNGIVPYYIDRFSYDPVFCKKLDIFLETTSRSTAVQFLKLSAPPTDESYRWVYFLNRRSVANSGGCTTKNFTYEGVQRVVIGHNSPFNGELYEAVLALLGIPPQHNAPDRDDYITVNYDNILPDKVHMFEKLKKDEWLFDGLEYDYFSAGHYSLHKYTRNGKATIVPKSVHLREDIGDGIGLTFNDFIKIHILYYFISQNANVMKQENCKKMFKPGPKFNSFQPKALSARLPLRKQQKYLIVNDDNGEKKSKDDSLRSKTTKSRPVKRKKFKKRKVKL, encoded by the exons atgaaaa ACGTTTTAAATCCGACAAATACGACCGATACTCTATGTAAAATAACAGATTTACAAGCAAAATTAAAAGGTCTTTCTTACACTGAAGCAGAAATGGCCAAGTATAAGATCTGGCCAAATGGTATCGTTCCCTATTATATCGACAGGTTTTCATAtg atcCGGTATTTTGCAAAAAGTTAGATATATTCTTGGAGACCACTTCTCGGAGTACCGCAGTGCAATTTCTGAAGCTATCTGCGCCTCCTACCGATGAGTCGTACCGTTGGGTTTACTTTCTCAATAGACGAAGTGTCGCAAATTCTGGTGGCTGTACAACTAAAAACTTCACTTATGAAGGCGTTCAG AGAGTAGTAATCGGTCACAATAGTCCGTTTAATGGCGAGTTGTATGAAGCTGTTCTGGCTTTGCTCGGGATTCCTCCACAACATAATGCTCCTGATCGTGACGATTATATTACCGTCAACTACGATAATATCTTGCCAG acAAAGTTCATATGTTCGAGAAACTTAAAAAAGACGAATGGCTTTTCGACGGCTTGGAATACGACTACTTTAGCGCAGGTCACTACAGTTTGCACAAATATACTCGCAATGGGAAAGCAACCATAGTACCTAAG TCAGTTCATTTGAGAGAAGATATAGGAGACGGCATTGGATTAACTTTTAAtgactttataaaaatacatatactgtattattttatatcgcAAAATGCCAATGTAATGAAACAGGAAAActgcaaaaaaatgtttaaaccaGGACCTAAATTCAATAGTTTCCAACCGAAAGCACTGTCTGCAAGACTTCCGCTacgtaaacaacaaaaatatttaattgttaatgatgataatggtgagaaaaaaagtaaagacGATAGTTTGAGATCAAAAACGACAAAATCAAGACCAGTAAAAAGGAAAAAgtttaagaaaagaaaagttaaattataa